The window TCCTTACTATAGCATAACATATATTTATTAAATGCCTAACAAAGTTTAACTGATTAAAGAACTATTGATTCAACATATGCATCATTgaattttatttataattatatctaaatttcttttcaaaaattcaaaaaagagttaaattttttgaaaataaaactTATGTATGTAATTATAAATAATGAAATTCAAAAAGGAAACCTAGAATGGGAAAGCAGTATATTGCTTCGATAAATGCGATTTATATTGCAATAGCGGAATACAACTTAGTAATATTACTAGACTGTGAAATAACCTAGTTCCTTCTTATATCAATAAATCTTTCTTCTCTTTGCATTCCTTTGAAGTCTTTTAAGCTTCAACAAGAGTGCATACACACATCATATGTAAACTAACTAAACATAAGCTGTCTACTTTGTATTATTTCTATATGTATATACAAAACAATCAAGCAAAATGAACAAGAGAAAAGAGCAACAAGAATACACTATATTTTAACTTAGAAGAGGCTTCTCCACATCATATTCATCACTTTCTGAGGAATTGGAAGAACTGATCAAATACCCTTCTTTCCCTTTAGCCCATAGCACGGAATACAGACCGATGAACATCAAAAACATACCAGCAAGGCTGCAGAAAGAAGCTATACGTCACTCCAAGTATTAACTACTCAATCAGTAGCGTACACAGAATTTTACGCAAGCAGCGTCAGCCTATTGTCAAAACTGAACTAGTACATTATTTTGCATTTCAAGCTATCGACTTCTAATAAGGCTTTAATTCCATCCTAAACCAATACTTcatattattttttcaaaacGTGATGTGTGGATATGTGTGAAAGGGAGCTTTGGCGTAATtagtaaagttgttgccatgcgACCAGGAGATCACGAGTACGAGCCGTGGAACAGCCTCttacagaaatgcagggtaaagttgcgtacaatagacccatGTGGTTCAGCTCTTTCCTGGACTCTGCACATAACAGGCCCTTAGTGCACCGAGCTGCCCTTTTGATGTGTGAGTATGTGTGTATGTGCACGCTCATGTGTACATTTATTTGAATATTTTAGGGAGGTTGATTGATAATGCATTTACCTTCCAATAGTGATTGAGTCCCTTAAGGTGATTGTAGAGAGAACAACTGCTAACACAGTTCCAATGGGACTAAAAACAGAAACCAAAACTGGCCCTCTTTTCTTCATTGCCCAATTGTTAAAGCTTATGCATGCTCCACTTACAATTCCTGCCTATTACAACAAAAAATTTGTAGAAATATCAGAATCATTTATTTCATTTACCCTACAATTTGTCTACATTACAATTTGCAcatacagaaaaaaaaaaaaaaaaaaaaggcagccCAGTGCACTAAGCTTCCGCTATGTGCGAGGTCaagggtcggaccacaagggcctattgtatgcagtcttaccctgcatttccgcaagaggctgtttccacgccccgtgacctcctggtcgcatgacaacaactttaccagttatgcCAAGGCTCCCGGTCACCTAACAAATTGCACATATAACAATAAAAATCAAGGTAACTGATGAATTACCAGTAAGGAATAACCAATCAAGTCGCGGATATTTAAGGGAAATCCGATCTCCAAGCAATGTTCTTGAACCAACTCAACAATTACAGTCAATGCCATGCCTATAAAGGAAGTTATAGCAGACAAAGAGATTGGTGCTGGAAAATCACCCAATGTTGTTGCCTGAAAAGTTGTAAATTAACCAACATATTAGGAAGAACTACACTAGCAAAATGACACTATACAAGAAAAATGTCATAGAACTTTAGCTAGGAAATATACAGTTAATCACTAAAAGGAAAAATAGCGACCAGCTAATATACAACTAGTATACAATAACGAGGAAAAGGTTCCTTTTAGCAAGAGATTATAGCCTTGCTAAATTTAGGGAACACTAGTGCCCCATCCTCGCTCAAAATTAGCGAGGTCCTTAATAGAACGACCTCGCTCATAATTGGCGAGGCCCTTATTAGAACGTCCTCGCTCATAATTAGCGAGGCCCTTATTAGAACGGACTCCCTCAAAATTAGCGAGGCCCTTATTAGAACGTCCTCGCTCATAATTAGTGAGGCCCTTATTAGAACGTCCTCCCTCAAAATTAGCGAGGCCCTTCCTTACTAGAACATCCCCGCTCATAATTAGCGAGGCCCTTATTAGAACATCCTCGCTCATAATAAGCGAGACCCTTATTAGAACATCCTGGCTCAAAATTAGCGAGGAACTTATTAGAACGTCCACGCTCAAATTAGCGAGGCACTTATTAGAACATCCTCGCTCAAAATTAGCAAGGCTCTTGTTACTCGCTAATTGGGAGTAAGTATTAGTTAATACTGTCTATACCTGCAAAACAACACTACTTGATAACACCAAGATTGCAGCCATGAGATAGATTGATCCCTTGATCTTATCTTCATTAAATATGTCAGCATCATCATCATGTGGTGGAGATGGTAAAGAAAACTGAGCCTCTTTTTTTGGTATGTGAGCATTTGAGCTACTTTGCATTAGGCTCATTAGAATTGCCCCTGTAATGCACAATAGTGTTCCTACAATTTTGACTTTGCTGTATTTGCACCTTAACTCCACCTTCTCTAATCTGCATGTAAGGTCATAGAACTTAGAATTGCAACTAAAGCAAGTAAATAATTAGAAGAAACCATTTCCCCTTTTTTCcccatttattaattattaaataaatagGAGTAGGATTTTTACACTGTATAGCCGCCCACCCAAAAAAATAACcggtagatatatatatatatatatatgtgtgtgtgtgtggccGTCTTTGATTAGTGTATAATACGTGTATACCGGCTAGGAGATGTACAAATATTGTTGGCCGAGTGGCCAAATGAGTAACTTGCccctttcatttttctttttaagtACTAGTATCTGATCAATAAACCTAATGTAGTCCAACTCTTTATAGGAGCTCGTGTGTAACGAGAGTTTAGTGTACCGAGATGCATGTTTTAGTAGTTTATCTAACAGGATAAAGGGAGGAAATGCTAGGACAAAAATATTTGGGAGGTAGAATAATATACCCAAAGGCCCAAGCTATGAGAAAGATGAGTCCTGGGGCAAGGTTTGGCATAGCTGTTGCCATTGCAGGTGAAGTCAGATTGATTCCCTTTATGTATAAAGATTGAAATAGTGTCACCCTGCAAAAGCCAGCAAAATGTTGATGTACTAATTAAGCATGCCAAAACTTCAAACTAAACTAGCTAGCTCCGATAGGCGGATTTAGAGCGGGTTAAACAGGTTCAACTAAACTCGTTACTTTTAGCTCGAATCACTTATTACATatgcaaaaacaaaaatttaaatataaacaTCTAATGACATCCATGCTGAGCCAGTCGATTCTAAATGCTGAATTCGCTTTTATAGCTCCTTATATAATCTCTATTTTTTCTCTCAAATGTAAATGATTTTCATTTTCCCCTATTGCTCTTGCAACTAGACAATTCAATTTCCTCATTAATTTTGccttgaaaaattaaaaaaaaaagggttAAAAGAACAAGGGAAATAAAAATAGCTTACCCTCCAAAAGAAATTAACAATAATTGAATCAATAACTTCAAACTCATTTGCCTTGGCCATTGACTCCTGCAACATTAATAACATTCATACATTAGCTTCCTTAGGACAATTTATTTGGAAAAAATATACATATCTGATCACTAACAAGAGAGAAAGATAGTTACCTTTCAAGAAAATAGGAGAATGGAGAAAGGATTAAAAATGTGGCAAATGATGACAAAATTACAAGGGATGAAGGTTTAAAACCTAATGACATAAGATAACTTGCTAATACTGAATTTCCTGCATATATAAATTGCATCCCTATTAATCCTCCTATCATTGCAAAATCTTCAAGAACTTCCTTCTTTTGAATTCCTTTCATTTTCCCTTCAATAAATAGCTGAAATTAACCTTCTGATCTTTTTTCAATTtctcctccttttttttttttactaatttttCCTATCTAATATTCATGCTGCATGCATGAAGTTATAAAATCCTTTTCTTTCTTCTACAACAATTTGTTTCCAAATTCATTGGATTCGCCTTTTTTCCTCGATATTTACCAACCAGATACGATTATGCATCAATCCGAAACAAGATACTTGTTAGATAACACAAAATACGATTATGAGCCTCAATCCGAAACAAGATTACTTGTCATATAGCACAAGATACGACCATGTCTCAATCGCAGACAAGATTACTTGTCATGTATGGCTTGATAAAAGTGACATATATAGATTGAAttctttattatatatatattttcatttttccCCCTCATAATTTACCTTCATTCACCTGCAATATATTGCCTCGGTATTACCAGATATTTTCATTTTTTCCCCTCATAATTCACCTTCCCTTCACCTGCAATATTATGTTGGCTCATTGATCTTTTCTAGTATTTATTCTAGGTATTATTGGTTTGCAAAGAACTAGTATATGGATAATTTGTTCTCGAAAAAATATCCATTTGATTTCCTCCTAATTATCTGTTTGAGGAAGAGGAGTTTGGAAAATTATGTGGCCAAGATTCTTTTGTAGGACAAATGGAATGATCAATGATCACTTATTCAATTGGTTTACTGGTTTGCCATTCAGTCTGCCAAAAGGATTAAATTGAAATTAAATTTAGTTAAATGccagaaaaatgagaaaaattaaATGCCAAAAAATTAGCTTTTTTCACTGTTAATAAGTACTTTGCATTTAATAGAAGTAGTATCAATATTCGACCTAATAGATTTTGCCCCTGTACTATCTAAAATTGACCAATTTTGTCTGTCGTTAATCTTTTGATTTAATATTACCCTTTCCCTTGATCCATAATAGATCTCCAACTTGGGTTAACTTTAAATCATTAACCGTTGATTggtaaatttgatttttttttctcgaAGAATTCGGACTCGTGTCCATTCATTTTATGCTGGAACTCTATTAATAACGAGGGGCCAAGGTTAACAATAAGGACATAAAATGAACCTAAAGTATAACGTATAATAAAATTGAGCAATTTCAAAtggtacataaacaaagtttgaatattttgtttttttttaaagaaaataagaaagcgTGATCAGTTGATTAACATCGTGTGTCTTCCTTTCGTAGTAATAAAAATTATGTTTGGTATAATTGGGTCAATAACGTATCATTTTAAAATGATTGACGCACCTCGTCTCAGACGGGCAAAGAGAGCATGGCATTGTATGCacaatttgtttttttttatatatatacaatttaAATTTTACATAATAACATTCTAAAATTTCATCCTATTAagctttttttaaaataattatggaTTAGGTATGATACTAAATGATTAAATCAATGTTTTGATTGCCAAGTGGTAGGCCAAAAGTCATGTTAAAGAATATTTTAGTGGTGAAAATGACATAATTCAAATTGTAGTATCACAAGTTAGATAGTATCATTTACACCATAATAACCTCTTATAGCATGTTACTTGGAGTAATTACTAACGAGAtaagattttttttatatatataagcaacttattaggtaattaaatataattcttttattaataattaatcagttattttataaaaataataactaaCCTGAAAATACTGATTAAAATACTTATAATGCAAAGTTATCTTTACAAATGtaacttagagcccgtttggacataagaattttttcactttttttcgaattttttttacttttttcgattaagtgtttggccataaaatttccaatttttacttgaaaataaattttaaaatatttcggaaatttaaaaaactccaaaaaaccattttcaaaattttcactcataaaacttcaaaaataattcAAAAGTATATTCATGTCTaaatacaactctaattttcaaataccattaaaaaaatcattttttttttaaattttacaatTCATATGTCCAAACACCCACTTAAAATACCAGTCGGAGTCAAAACACTATGAGATTCACCCCTATATATACCGTTGGCGCGAATTGAAAGCCCAAATTTTTTCTAATCACTGCTCACACTTCTCAGCTGAGAGTGCTTAGAATTCAAATGGAAGACGACACCGGAGAACGATCAAGCTTCGTCATCGGCCTCATCGAGAATCGCGCCAAGGaggttctctctctctctctctctctctctctctctctctctctctctctctccattcGTATTTTAAACAGAGTATATTTCTAGGTATATCGAATGTGCAAATTTGAACTTTCATTTGAATAAATAGATGCGACTTCGCCTTATCGATACAATTTCGATATGTATAACAAGCAAAATTTGAACTACATTTGAACAAATAGATACAATTACGGCGATGTATAACAAGCATATTTGAATTTTAAACTTCATTTTGGAAAACTAGACACAAGTTCGGCGATGTGTAACGAACGAATATAAACATTTTCGTTTTCGAGCAAAAGGTACATTTTCGCGACGTAAGGAGCAAATTTGAACTTTTTTTGAATAATAGGCGCAATTTCCCTGCGTAACGAGcggaattgattttttttttgaatgaaTAGGTGCGATTTTGGAAACTGACGAGcaagtttgatttttgttttgttttgaatAATAGGTGTATTTTGAGCAAGTTTAAACTTCTACTGAATAAATAGATGCTATTTTCCGATGTATGACTAGCAAATTCGAACTCTGTTTTTGAATTAATAGGTGCAATTTGACTTTAAAAGTGCTTATATCATGTTATAAATATGTGATAGCTTACTGGTTTGAGAAATTTGAGAAATGGATAAATATGATGCATGTGTTTGACGATAGCTTCGAGTTTAGCTAAGTTAAATGAAGAGATTGTATTATGCTTAATTTTACACGTATTGTCAGAGAATATGTTGATGTTTTATATCTGAAATTTATTGATGTGTTGAGGTAATCCAGATTTATGACAAAGCTAAGCAGGTAATTTTATGGCAACTTACAAGTTTTAGGATAGCTTCGAGCTTATCAAATTCGTAGAAGATATTGTATTATGCTTAATTTCAAATGTATGTATGAGAATGTGGATATATAATTTGAAATTCACTGGCCCCAGGGCCTAGTTCAAGTGGCAAAGGGTGGTGGATTTGTGTCTTAGGTCACAGGTTCAAGCCCCCACACCATGCAAAGCAAAgcttggtatttaagtggagaagggtagaggggcgggcccattatccaccgagtttcgaAGGCTGCGGTTGGTCGAAAAGGATCGGCCCCAGACGGATTTCTCGGTCATCAAAAAAGTAATTTGAAATTAACTGTATATTTTCTAACTTAGGTTGTGTTGAGTTGTGTCTCACATCGGTGGGTAATGGgtgtcttggtctccttatatggtcttggaTAATTCTCACCTCATAAGCTaacttttggggttgagttagaccCAGTGTCCAttttatcatggtatcagagccagccCCATTCCAATTTATTGTTACCGATGTTGGGCGCCCCCATTTATGTTGTTCTCGCTCCAGTTTGCAGGCCTGGGCGTAGGGGGTGGGTGGGTGCTGAGTTGTGTCCACATCGGTGGGTAATGGgtgtcttggtctccttatatggtcttggaCAATTCTCACCTCATAAACTAGCTTTTGGAGCtgagttaggcccaaggtccatttTATCAGGTTGAAAATATGGACCACTTAATGTAGTTCCTGGGAACTTTACAGCTTAAGTGATCTAGAAAGGAACCAGCTAAAGAAGCCTATGGTGCTTCTCCTGCTGACGCTGCATTTTACTTTTCTTCTTGATGACTTAAATGGAGTTagcattttcttttctcttttttaaaaaagaatCCAATAATTACTCCGGTCGATTGCATTTAAAGAAAGAATCTGCGCGTACGGTTCCCTGGATGCAAGTCTCTTTGAGATATCAATTCAGTATTATGTAAAAGTGGATGAGTTAACAGTTGAATTTCCAAGTAACTCATAAATTCTGGTGAAGTTTGTTTCTTTAATATAACTTCTCAGGATTGAGTATTACTTGTACTCGTGATAACGACTTTTTAAGtattaaatcataaataaaaagggaaaagccGTGCTTTGCTGAAGCTTCACACCCTAACTGGCAATAGCAATTTTATCGGCAGGTTGGAGTAGCTGCATTTGACTTGAGATCAGCTTCACTGCATCTTTCTCAGTATATAGAGACTAGCAGCTCCTATCAAAATACAAAGACTTTACTACAGTTCTATGAACCTATGGCGATCATTGTTCCCCCAAATAAATTGGCAGCAGATGGAATGGTTGGAGTCTCACAGCTAGCTGATGGATTTTGTTCCTCCACAAGAAAGGTGTTGCCTCTAAACATATTGGTGGCTCTATTTCGATAAAATGCGTAATTTCTAATTCTTAAAAGCTTAGGACTTATGCTTATGTTGATGTACACAGGTTATAATGAATCGTGGTTGCTTTGATGATACCAGGGTAGTTCTGAAACTATGCGTTATTGACTCTGTTGCTTCTCCATTAAATAGCACTGACAGTACTTCATACTTTAATATGTTATGAAGGGAGCTGTACTGGTTAAAGGATTAGCTGCTAAGGAACCGTCTGCTCTTGGTTTGGACTCATACTACAAGCAATATTATTTGTGTCTGGCTGCAGCAGCGGCAACTATCAAGTGGTATGATGCTATGGTGACTTTCAATTTAATGGACATGGTATTGAAATATTTCATCTGCACTTCTTGCATGTAGAATGATAACATCAAGTTCTTTGGTCAATTCTTGAGAGTCGTGATGCAGTCCGTAGAACAGTTAGCATCAATGCTCTTTTCTGATACACAGTTTGCAAATTGATCCAGTGAGCTCATGAATGTCATAGTTAGTATAGGTCTAAGTTATGTGTTACTTTTCTAGAGTGTAAAAGAGCTAGCCCAAGTCAACAGATATGCCCTCAAATCACTTTAGAGGGAGCTAAAAATACTCTCCACCAATGAGTAACATTGTGGTGTTGCACTATCGACATGAGACTTTGATATCTCATCCTTAGCCCAATGGAAATACTTGTTCCTGCATTTCATTAAACTGTGTTCCTCAACTGATAAGCCACCTTTAAACATCCGAATTTCGTCAAATTAATATGTTACTTTGTTGAATACTGACTACCCTGAGTATGTGAAGACTTTCATTTATTAGCTTTTATGAAAAACTAAAACACATTCGATGCTTGGCAGGATGTGTAACCAAGAATTCATTCACATATTACCAATATGTGAATCCAAAAACGATTATTTTTCAGCATATTAAAGATGATAGTAATTTAGAGGAAAACTACCTCTTGTTTCACTTGATTATTttcagatatgatatgcaagaaCTTCGTGTGCAGGATTGAAGCTGAGAAAGGTGTTGTTGTGATAAATCACTCTTTACTGGTATGTGCAACTTCTCATGCATAAAAGAGCCAAACAGGAATGAAAGCAAGTAGAAAACACTTCAACTTATTGAACCTATCTACTGCAAGCATGATTTTGCCATGCAAAATGGTTTCACATAGTGCaactattatttttattattatgtcCATCACATTGCGCCAGATTAAAGTGTAATTTaaagtgaaagaagtatgaaCTAGTCCCTGTTCACCAATATTCAGTGATTTGTTTGTGATTATAGTAGTTGCAGCAACGCCAATAAATATTACCAAGAAAGAAGAATGTCTCAGATCATGTTTTCGCATACTATTGGCTAGAACAATTTGTCCTAGTAGGTCTTAAAGTAACATATTTGTGTTAATTGGTACTTACTATGTCCAGCTTTGGTATATAGAACTAGAACATTGCAATGATGAAAACTTTCTTTCTCTATTCATTTCAATATTTGGGGGGTGAGGGGTTGGTGAGTTACCTAAGCTTTTCCTATTTCTTAGCAAAAACTGAAGTGGCATGATTTTCAACTTTTTGAAGGTTAGGATATTATTGAATATTTTGTTCACTTATGTCCTTTAAAGGGTCATATGCGCTATTTCGTTGAATCTCCTTTGGAAGAGAGATTTCTCATTTTGTGATCAAGAAACAGAAATGTTAAAAATACATATAAATGTGCCGTTATGGTGGATGTAGCATATCTAAGAATTTCATGGAACTTTGAGTTGTCAAAAGGAGCATTCGAGATTCAAAGTTGTCTTCTCTTTCCACAGGTTACCTTCAATGGATCTTTTGACCACATGAACATTGATGCCACCAGGTAGCTTCCTCATACCAAATTAGTGGATGTTGCATATCAGCTTGGACCTATCACTTACTAGTCATACTGGCTACTGAGTTCCATTTCAGCTGATAACATCAGCATAGCGCTTTCAATTATCCCAAAGGATTGTGTTTAGAAAAGTTAGAATTTATTGTAAGACTTTGTAGATGATGTAAATTTTATACTTCGTCTTTGATGGCAGTGTTCAGAACTTGGAGATAATTGAGCCTATGCACTCTTCTCTTTTGGGCACAAACAGCAAAAAGAGAAGTTTATTCCACATGCTTAAAACAACTCGAACTATTGGCGGGTATGGAAATAATTGCATTGATAAGCTGGTAATAATCTGCCAGTTCATGGTTATAAATGTCTTTGTGCAATTCTATTCAGTGTGCCTCTTGTTTCACATAATATTATAATAAGGTTGTGTGATAGACATTACTTTTCAATTTCTACACCTAGATTGTGTTATCGAATATACAGAACTGTGAATGGTGTAGGGTTTAGCTTGGCTTTTGTAATACAAAGACCCTAAATTACTGGCAATCATATAGTAATTTATAAATGTCTGCATATATATATTTGTAGACTGTCAACAATGTTAACCTGCTATATGGAGCACAGCATTGTATATGAAAAGACAGTCAGTTTTGTGCTTAATGCCTTTTGCCACTTTGTGAATACAAGAATGATAAACGTACATACTAAGCCCACGCTTGAGGCAACTTCATAATTCTTATGTTAAAGTTCTGCGCAGGATGGAAAATTCTGTAATCTGTCTATTTCAGTATGCTGTGCACCTGCAACATAAATCTGTGTTTGCTTGATCATACTCCACCGCAGGACTAGACTTCTGAGGGCAAATCTTTTGCAGCCTCTGAAAGACATAGAGACAATTAACACTCGACTCGATTGCCTGGTAGGTTTTCAACGTATTGCATGAGACAGAAGAATATATAACATGCTCTGCTACTATAGAATCAGATTTTGCTACCATCCCTCCAGAAAATTTTCATGTTATTTTCTACTTTCGTTTAGAAATTTTCTGCGTTAAGAAATTCTCTATTGTGGTTGTATCTCCTCTAGAAGATCTATTTTATTGAGAGCAAGTCTTCTCAGGAAAAGGCTTTGTTTTTTAAATGTTAATGTTGCTTTGGGTGGTCGAAACAGGAAGGAGGAGATTGAGGATTCTCTGAACTACTAGCTGAACTGAGGTGTTCTACAGAAAAATTAAAGTTTTTAAGACTGAGGGGAATATGCTGTTTGATTACAGCTACCAGATTATGCGATCACACTGGTCATTACTTGATTGAGTTTTGGTTGCAATAACATTTAACCAGCCTGCAGCTACTTTTTGAGTGTTATTATCTTGTAGTTTATGCCGTGCCTTTCAGGATGTAATGTGTTCCAGTCAAAACCTGTGACACTTATCTCATTTTATATCCAGGATGAGTTGATGAGCAATGAGCTGCTATTCTTTGGCTTGTCTCAGGCCCTTCGTAAGTTTCCGAAAGAAACAGGTAACCACATAATAGAAAGGAGGTTGATTCTCTCTTGTATTCTATATGGCTTGTCCCATTTCAGAAAGTTGACCTATGTTTGTCCATCCAGATAGGGTCCTTTGTCACTTCTGCTTCAAGCCAAAGAGAGTTACTAATGAAGTCTTGGCTTCGGATAATGGAAGGAGGAACCAAATTATGATATCCAGCATTATTCTTCTCAAAACCGCTCTTGATGCTTTACCGTTACTCTCCCAGGTGCAGCATCATTGTTGGGGGCAGGCGTTCACTTTTCTGTTTCTTATATGGTACAATGATGAGCTTGTGATTCAGGTGCTTAAAGAAGCCAAGAGTTGTCTGCTTGGAAATGTTTACAAGTCCATATGTGAGAATGAAAAATATACTTCAATCAGGAACAGGTAACGTTCATATTTGCTTAGATACCTGACTCTTTCCTCCAATCCCCCTCCATGTTGGTGAGGCCCTCTTCAGAATTCAGACAGTTCCATTTTTACATTGTTAATGTATCTTGAATCTTCTCCACCTCAATCCCCTCTAGGAGGACTTTCTTCTTTTTCCATTCTTGTTTTTTCGAAAGAGAGGATTCCTGTTCCTCCTTAATTTTGTCTAACATCCATGAGCTAATTATTCCTCTGCATCTATCAATCCTTGTAACTGATTTGCAGTTCTAATATGATTTAGGATATTCGATGAATACTGCAATTTATATGTTTATTTTAACCATGTGATATTTGTTCTCTCAGAATTGGAGAagtgattgatgaagatgtcctTCATACACGAGTTCCTTTTGTTGCACGGACACAGCAGTGTTTTGCTCTTAAGGCTGGAGTTGATGGGCTTCTTGATATGGCCCGTAGATCATTTTGTGACACCAGCGAAGGTTTTTCTGCCATATTACATGTTCGTTTTCCTTCTAAGCTCATTGTCTTAGTTTCTAACACAAA is drawn from Nicotiana tomentosiformis chromosome 12, ASM39032v3, whole genome shotgun sequence and contains these coding sequences:
- the LOC104112109 gene encoding WAT1-related protein At5g47470-like, translated to MKGIQKKEVLEDFAMIGGLIGMQFIYAGNSVLASYLMSLGFKPSSLVILSSFATFLILSPFSYFLERSQWPRQMSLKLLIQLLLISFGGVTLFQSLYIKGINLTSPAMATAMPNLAPGLIFLIAWAFGLEKVELRCKYSKVKIVGTLLCITGAILMSLMQSSSNAHIPKKEAQFSLPSPPHDDDADIFNEDKIKGSIYLMAAILVLSSSVVLQATTLGDFPAPISLSAITSFIGMALTVIVELVQEHCLEIGFPLNIRDLIGYSLLAGIVSGACISFNNWAMKKRGPVLVSVFSPIGTVLAVVLSTITLRDSITIGSLAGMFLMFIGLYSVLWAKGKEGYLISSSNSSESDEYDVEKPLLS